From Cryptococcus neoformans var. neoformans B-3501A chromosome 6, whole genome shotgun sequence, the proteins below share one genomic window:
- a CDS encoding hypothetical protein (HMMPfam hit to ZZ, Zinc finger, ZZ type, score: 60.5, E(): 4.6e-15), translating into MSRVANGAIPDRPNRPLVVRCSYEGSSRRVNFPSAATCRLESLRNRVEECFSLSAAPYSLIYTDDDGEEFSIRNENDLTEAISYFISGDDDAATSNYSGSVSGVLPYSLSTSKITLRLDVVVEYDGPSLSDTSSISSFQTGSGSEHDSTYRSSAYESSYRGSISSMMQEAIEEEYTDEEDPERSTATQSIAGRMSRMSLDDARLTSSQYSDSTPRRISQRNYTPSNHSAIPTQPPIAQQSLTGPDSAIAPSLLTHSELGTRWLREQSNLAARKIGPGTKSRKSTRYDSDDESMASDDERSGDFALVRDARGRYYYSYQTDISSATASDIDLTDNEIASHRHSVRSSVLSNRSPPSPPHAHLHAPSPRTIEPAGPPILAPDCSACGVRLDYLRYVCQTCGEGEMWMENAPGKAAFMPPKVPSDSSQSDASSEATEFAARGTSSSDSRTVYNTASRSRSGSISTNASRGSVQALAGSSSSPTNATYHFDFGFTPPHSPISAFGGNTPSLARGDQSHRKTGYELCAGCIEIHGIRHTKAAARTAKNELRGTERRRREKAGEMRHTFKERIWGPEGWDDVEYNEDSECTICLTALFSNRFKCVSCPKFDLCRSCYQKVDEIHPAHAFLSLPDKPLLPIETSRNVLNENGQPNPEVAGPQLVRHPGAFCHNCLQDIVGPRFHCAVCPSWDLCIQCEGIHMAGGDGSGHLSDHIMMKIPVPLPTSEVEAVSRRARDRWFQQDRTVATSGGDPLTSSLSQPYHSRSSSPIGDNSTLYAPTAIRARDTSPLPPSQIVNVSQRDALDHGVRCGNCNEWIMGRRYQCANCPSDPVGFNLCSICELRSYRVHDPTHFFFKFDRPVHIPIRSYRPVLPPLYRHPVGKVPASALATINPRDPTAYLKHVMHRDTLCDVHGDQIRGVWLRCAHCAGGFDICLEAERIADHDATHVFVVFKARVDMAAFRQLADLAATHSKPLLRQSVYVS; encoded by the exons CAGCTACGAAGGATCTTCTCGGCGCGTTAACTTCCCATCGGCTGCTACATGTCGGCTTGAGTCTTTACGGAATAGA GTTGAAGAATGCTTCTCGCTATCAGCAGCACCATACTCGCTGATATAtaccgatgatgatggggaagaatTCTCCATTCGAAACGAAAATGACCTTACCGAAGCCATCTCGTACTTCATATCTGGCGACGACGATGCTGCGACGTCGAATTATTCCGGATCAGTATCTGGTGTACTTCCATATTCTTTATCAACGTCGAAAATTACACTCCGGCTGGATGTTGTCGTCGAATATGACGGACCGAGTCTAAGTGATACTTCGTCAATTTCGAGTTTCCAGACAGGCTCGGGGTCTGAGCATGATTCGACATACCGATCGAGCGCATATGAGAGTAGTTATAGGGGAAGCATTTCAAGCATGATGCAAGAAGCCATTGAAGAGGAGTAtacagatgaagaggaccCGGAGAGGAGTACGGCTACACAATCAATCGCCGGCCGCATGAGTAGAATGAGCCTAGATGACGCCCGGTTGACGTCGAGCCAATATTCTGACTCGACTCCACGACGTATTTCTCAGAGAAATTACACTCCCTCGAATCACAGCGCTATACCAACACAGCCGCCTATCGCGCAACAATCTTTGACTGGACCAGACAGTGCTATTgccccttctctccttaCGCACTCAGAGTTGGGAACAAGGTGGTTAAGAGAACAGTCAAACCTGGCTGCTCGGAAAATTGGTCCCGGCACAAAATCAAGGAAATCGACAAGGTACGAcagcgatgatgagagtATGGCGAGCGACGATGAGCGGTCTGGGGATTTTGCTTTGGTTCGAGATGCTCGAGGCC GTTACTATTACTCTTACCAAACTGATATTTCGTCCGCCACTGCATCTGATATTGATCTGACCGACAATGAGATCGCTTCACACCGCCACTCGGTCCGATCCTCTGTGCTATCGAACAGATCCcctccatcaccacctCATGCGCACTTGCATGCTCCTTCCCCTCGTACCATCGAACCAGCAGGTCCACCCATCCTTGCTCCAGACTGCTCAGCATGCGGTGTACGTTTGGATTACCTCCGTTACGTATGTCAGACTTGTGGAGAAGGCGAAATGTGGATGGAAAATGCTCCAGGAAAAGCTGCATTTATGCCTCCCAAAGTGCCGAGCGATTCATCTCAGAGCGATGCGTCATCTGAGGCGACAGAATTTGCTGCGCGCGGCACTTCGAGCAGTGATTCAAGGACTGTGTATAACACCGCATCACGCAGTCGCAGTGGATCAATATCAACGAACGCTTCGCGCGGATCTGTCCAAGCTTTGGCTGGtagctcatcttcgcctACAAATGCCACCTATCATTTCGACTTTGGTTTCACCCCTCCACATTCGCCAATATCGGCGTTTGGGGGCAACACACCTTCTCTAGCTCGAGGTGATCAATCGCATCGAAAGACTGGATATGAACTCTGCGCTGGCTGCATCGAAATTCACGGGATACGGCACACGAAGGCAGCCGCGAGGACGGCTAAGAATGAGCTGAGGGGTACAGAGcgcagaaggagagagaaggctGGAGAGATGAGGCACACATTCAAAGAGAGAATATGGGGACCGGAAGGCTGGGACGATGTTG AATATAACGAAGACTCGGAATGTACCATTTGCCTGACAGCATTATTCTCGAATCGTTTCAAGT GTGTTTCATGTCCAAAATTCGATCTTTGTCGATCTTGCTACCAGAAAGTCGACGAGATCCACCCTGCACATGCTTTCCTTTCATTACCCGATAagccccttcttccgatAGAAACATCACGAAATGTCCTCAACGAGAATGGACAGCCAAACCCGGAAGTGGCGGGACCGCAAT TGGTTCGCCACCCGGGTGCCTTTTGTCACAA CTGTCTGCAAGATATCGTCGGGCCAAGGTTTCACTGCGCTGTGTGTCCTTCATGGGATCTTTGCATTCAGTGCGAAGGTATCCACATGGCTGGCGGAGATGGATCAGGCCACCTGTCTGATCATATCATGATGAAG ATTCCCGTCCCCCTCCCGACATCAGAGGTAGAGGCTGTATCTCGGCGTGCACGCGACCGATGGTTCCAGCAAGATCGTACAGTAGCCACATCTGGGGGAGATCCGTTAACCTCTTCTCTATCACAGCCTTACCATTCTCGCTCCTCGTCTCCCATAGGGGATAATTCGACGCTATACGCGCCAACAGCAATAAGAGCTCGCGACACGTCTCCGTTACCACCTAGTCAGATCGTCAATGTCAGTCAAAGAGATGCGTTGGACCATGGGGTGAGATGCGGAAACTGTAATGAGTGGATTATGGGAAGGCGATATCAATGTGCAAATTGCCCGTCAGACCCTGTTGGATTTAATTTG TGCTCAATCTGCGAGCTCCGGTCATACAGAGTCCATGATCCTActcatttctttttcaagtTTGATCGACCAGTCCATATCCCAATTCGTTCCTATCGTCCTGTGCTGCCTCCCCTGTATCGCCATCCAGTGGGCAAAGTACCTGCTTCAGCCTTGGCCACCATCAACCCTCGAGATCCAACCGCTTACCTCAAGCACGTCATGCACAGAGACACGCTATGCGATGTCCATGGGGACCAGATCAGGGGCGTGTGGCTGAGATGTGCCCATTGTGCTGGGGGATTTGACATTTGTTTGGAAGCCGAGAGAATAGCTGATCATGACGCAACACATG TCTTCGTAGTCTTCAAAGCACGAGTAGATATGGCTGCTTTCCGCCAGTTGGCTGATTTGGCAGCAACCCATAGTAAACCGCTACTTAGACAATCTGTCTATGTCTCGTAA
- a CDS encoding hypothetical protein (Match to ESTs gb|CF190713.1|CF190713, gb|CF188306.1|CF188306, gb|CF186978.1|CF186978; HMMPfam hit to Complex1_30kDa, Respiratory-chain NADH dehydrogenase, 30 Kd subunit, score: 172.3, E(): 9.7e-49), producing MIRRWPALLSPRTTMASRTPLLALRAARTARPARAPARALALSARRQQEPSVSPFKEPAGVNPAEKLAPAQTPLHQYGQYLLASLPKYVQQFSVYKDELTIYIPPQAVLPVFTFLRDHTQCQYRQIVDITAVDFPTKPNRFEVVYHLLSHAHQSRIRVKTYADEVTPVPSVVGLFNGANWYEREVWDMYGIFFEGHPDLRRILTDYGFEGFPLRKDFPLTGYTEVRYDDEKKRVVYEPLQLTQAFRNFNDAASPWEQVGGGDPAAKPQEYNIPPPPEPKKEEKK from the exons ATGATTCGTCGCTGGCccgctctcctctctccacGCACCACGATGGCCAGCCGCACgcccctcctcgccctccgcGCAGCCCGCACGGCCCGCCCAGCACGCGCCCCCGCACgcgccctcgccctctccgCCCGCCGCCAGCAGGAGCCGTCGGTCTCGCCGTTCAAGGAGCCCGCAGGCGTGAACCCCGCAGAGAAACTCGCCCCCGCCCAGACGCCCCTCCACCAGTACGGCCAGTACCTCCtcgcctccctccccaAATACGTCCAGCAGTTCTCCGTCTACAAGGACGAGCTCACCATCTACATCCCCCCCCAGGCCGTCCTCCCCGTCTTCACCTTTCTCCGCGACCACACCCAGTGCCAGTACAGGCAGATCGTCGACATCACCGCCGTCGACTTCCCCACCAAGCCCAACAGGTTTGAG GTCGTCtaccacctcctctcccacgCCCATCAGTCGCGCATCCGTGTCAAGACCTACGCCGACGAGGTCACCCCCGTTCCCTCTGTCGTTGGTTTGTTCAACGGCGCCAACTGGTACGAACGTGAGGTCTGGGATATGTAcggcatcttcttcgaggGCCACCCCGATCT GCGACGTATCTTGACCGACTATGGATTCGAGGGCTTCCCTCTGCGGAAAGATTTCCCTCTTACC GGTTACACCGAGGTCAGATACGACGACGAAAAGAAGCGGGTCGTCTACGAACCCCTTCAACTCACCCAGGCGTTTAGAAACTTTAACGATGCCGCCTCGCCTTGGGAGCAGGTCGGCGGTGGTGACCCCGCGGCCAAGCCTCAAGAGTACAACATTCCCCCGCCCCCAGAgcccaagaaggaggagaagaagtag
- a CDS encoding hypothetical protein (HMMPfam hit to WD40, WD domain, G-beta repeat, score: 55.7, E(): 1.3e-13) yields MAPQELVLSAPSSAPAAAIHLHDLLTSASVHAFKPCATAPCSLAHVPTYNNQGGAVFAVQEDKALLHVWAWQKDQMHLKLHLPEKMACFTVSPNGYWAAAGSPNGHIYLWELSSGLLVSSHTAHYRALTSLTFTPDSRLLISTSLDSSAHVYLVSQLIDPEDPAKAGKPYATLRDHNLAVRCVGLGRVAGSQGGRLWTASDDGTVKMWSLYPPFDLLCTFVLPVTCTPTTLAVDPSERFFYVGTTQGDVYHFPLFRKRAVLGDHDQSAAAAASQDEWEAVGGDGNASAPIKPQGAVISLKDANDSITSLALSLSSTHLLVGTSAGNIQIHSLPSHQHLRTLSPHAGPVTHLTTLLRPADLVGSVGVGAGAGAKGEEIPIMEIKPLERLKGRPPQESHEPTVLLRPPTSHAASLLSDFRPPPAPAVTRRHAMGDAGTTSDQVGQLLAENKRLKAAFERAEKINEKLWNKVMDVNPGTNA; encoded by the exons ATGGCTCCACAGGAACTCGTCCTCTCCGCCCCGTCCTCTGCCCCCGCAGCCGCCATACACCTCCACGACCTCCTCACCTCCGCCTCCGTCCACGCATTCAAACCGTGCGCAACAGCACCCTGCTCGCTCGCACATGTCCCCACCTACAACAACCAGGGCGGCGCAGTCTTTGCAGTCCAGGAGGACAAGGCGCTCCTCCACGTCTGGGCATGGCAAAAG GACCAGATGCATCTCAAGCTGCATCTTCCTGAAAAGATGGCCTGCTTCACCGTCTCGCCCAACGGCTACTGGGCAGCAGCCGGTTCGCCCAACGGCCACATCTACCTCTGGGAACTCTCTTCCGGTCTCTTGGTGTCTTCCCATACCGCCCACTACCGCGCTCTGACCTCGTTGACGTTCACGCCGGACTCTCGACTCTTGATTTCCACATCGCTCGATTCTTCAGCGCACGTCTACCTCGTATCCCAACTGATCGATCCAGAGGATCCAGCCAAGGCGGGCAAACCGTATGCGACGCTCAGGGACCATAACCTCGCAGTGCGGTGTGTCGGGCTTGGACGAGTTGCGGGTAGCCAGGGTGGTAGATTATGGACTGCTTCAGATGACGGAACCGTCAAG ATGTGGTCCCTCTACCCTCCATTCGATCTTCTCTGCACATTCGTCCTCCCCGTCACATGCACCCCTACCACCCTCGCCGTCGACCCCTCTGAACGATTCTTCTACGTCGGCACCACCCAAGGCGACGTCTACCACTTCCCCTTATTCCGAAAACGGGCCGTCCTCGGCGATCACGATcagtccgccgccgccgccgcgtcGCAGGATGAATGGGAAGCCGTcggtggagatggaaatgcTTCGGCACCGATCAAGCCCCAAGGCGCTGTCATCTCTCTCAAAGACGCCAACGACTCCATCACCTCTCTCGcgctttccctctcctccacccatCTCCTCGTCGGCACCTCGGCGGGCAACATCCAGATCCACTCGCTCCCGTCTCACCAGCATCTGCGCACCCTCTCCCCACATGCCGGACCCGTCACGCATCTCACCACACTCTTACGTCCCGCCGACCTCGTGGGGAGTGTCGGCGTAGGCGCAGGCGCGGGGGCTAAAGGCGAAGAAATACCCATCATGGAGATCAAACCCCTCGAACGGCTCAAAGGTCGTCCCCCGCAAGAATCCCACGAACCCaccgtcctcctccgcccGCCTACCTCTCACGCcgcctctctcctctctgATTTTCGACCGCCGCCCGCGCCGGCGGTGACCCGTCGTCACGCGATGGGAGATGCGGGGACGACGAGCGATCAGGTGGGACAGCTGTTGGCAGAGAACAAGAGGTTGAAAGCGGCGTTTGAGAGGGCGGAGAAGATTAACGAAAAGCTGTGGAACAAGGTGATGGATGTGAATCCGGGGACCAACGCGTAG
- a CDS encoding hypothetical protein (HMMPfam hit to RRM_1, RNA recognition motif. (a.k.a. RRM, RBD, or RNP domain), score: 51.2, E(): 2.8e-12) — MSRRLDLSKFAGSDSEGEEDVPKHQLELTALKSKTFSQGITKKTKRDLEKEAEERKRIEEEKAAALVMAEIEREFEGSAEGSSSGHTGMRGFRGRPIGPGGGFVRAGGAPMGAPTSFAPPRGPAAMGYGRPKPMPVRAPSPPPPPSGPKPRGKRAMDSFLEEIKHNQNAREQKFSQIAKKEGSSVTALAAWETGGSGFDHESTNLFISNLPQEITEEILGLHFAKQGPVATVKIMWPRGDEAFSQASARRGLTGFVSYMERKDAERAVKELDGSEWMGNSIRVGWSKPVAKPLKTLFDITSDSHKRRRSRSRSRGRSPPRKKSHRARSYSYSSSSSYSRSPSPERTCKQKWLDSIPEEHGRFIKTVANRVKEHGKGFQDVLMEKERENPKFAFLYDDKLPDYHLYQSTLSSHYRIPSPPPEAFNDDGYASIYSSDSAEDSERERTSKGKLGRLAKRRFEAMLRVMTGKRAEIARGMEFALRRAEAADEIADIICQSVQVDSTPVPRKIARLHLISDILHNSASPLPNVWRYRLAFEHRLPPVLAHLNTVEKSLMVYSGKISADVFRGQVGNVLDIWERWIVFNTDTAELFRAVLVGDKPLSALVKTPQGAWVDKAKLEAEEAERKKRENEQQKAEEEEDRFEQSGFKSSFKRINPQAGPAPAPAGESVPSAVRSAFEDEDLDGEAMEDLDGEAMEDLDGEAMEDLDGEAM, encoded by the exons ATGTCCCGCAGGCTAGACCTCTCCAAATTCGCAGGCTCAGACTcggaaggcgaagaagatgtccCCAAA CATCAACTGGAATTGACTGCACTCAAGAGCAAGACCTTTTCTCAAGGTATCACCAAAAAAACAAAGCGTGATCTGGAAAAGGAGGCAGAGGAACGTAAGCggattgaagaggaaaa AGCGGCAGCACTGGTAATGGCAGAGATTGAAAGAGAATTTGAAGGATCAGCTGAGGGAAGCTCGTCCGGTCACACGGGTATGAGGGGTTTTCGGGGAAGACCCATTGGGCCTGGGGGAGGGTTTGTAAGGGCCGGAGGCGCGCCGATGGGAGCGCCAACGTCTTTTGCGCCCCCTAGAGGTCCAGCCGCTATGGGCTACGGTAGA CCAAAACCCATGCCTGTCAGAGCGCCATCaccgcctcctccacccaGTGGACCGAAGCCAAGGGGCAAGAGAGCGATGGATTCATTCTTGGAAGAAATCAAGCA TAACCAGAACGCCCGCGAACAAAAATTCAGTCAGATcgcaaagaaggagggatcTTCAGTAACTGCCCTTGCAG CTTGGGAAACTGGCGGAAGTGGCTTCGATCATGAG AGCACCAATTTATTCATT TCAAATTTGCCTCAAGAGATCACGGAAGAGATTCTCGGTTTGCACTTTGCAAAGCAGGGACCGGTGGCGACTGTCAAAATCATGTGGC CCCGAGGCGACGAAGCATTCAGCCAGGCAAGCGCCCGACGGGGTCTCACTGGTTTCGTGTCGTACATGGAACGGAAAGATGCTGAACGGGCTGTGAAAGAGCTGGACGGGTCGGAATGGATGGGAAATTCGATTCGAGTAGGATGGAGCAAGCCAGTTGCAAAACCCTTGAAAACTCTTTTCG ATATCACAAGTGACAGTCACaagcgaagaaggtcaAGATCACGATCAAGGGGCCGCAGCCCTCCTAGAAAGAAATCGCATCGCGCCCGTTCATACTCGTactcctcgtcatcttcttacTCTCGTTCCCCTTCGCCCGAACGGACTTGCAAACAAAAGTGGCTGGATAGTATCCCTGAAGAACATGGGAGGTTTATCAAGACTGTTGCGAACCGCGTAAAGGAACATGGTAAAGGATTTCAAGATGTTttgatggaaaaggaaagggagaacCCAAAGTTTGCCTTTTTGTATGACGACAAG CTTCCCGACTACCACCTTTACCAATCCACACTTTCATCACATTACCGCATTCCGTCTCCACCCCCCGAAGCATTCAACGACGACGGTTACGCCTCCATCTACTCTTCCGACTCGGCCGAGGATTCCGAAAGGGAGCGAACGTCCAAGGGTAAACTTGGCCGACTTGCGAAAAGGCGGTTTGAGGCCATGTTACGGGTGATGACTGGGAAAAGGGCGGAGATTGCGCGGGGGATGGAGTTTGCGCTCCGACGAGCCGAAGCGGCGGATGAGATTGCAGATATCATCTGTCAGTCTGTCCAGGTGGATTCGACGCCCGTCCCGCGAAAGATTGCGCGTCTTCACCTCATCTCTGATATCCTTCACAACTCTGCGTCGCCTTTGCCCAACGTTTGGCGATACCGCCTCGCGTTTGAGCATAGGCTACCGCCCGTGCTGGCGCATTTGAATAcggtggagaagagtttgaTGGTGTATTCGGGCAAGATTAGTGCGGATGTGTTTAGAGGGCAAGTGGGGAATGTATTGGATATCTGGGAAAGATG GATTGTATTCAACACCGATACTGCGGAACTCTTCCGTGCCGTGTTGGTCGGCGACAAGCCTCTCTCTGCGCTCGTCAAGACCCCCCAGGGCGCATGGGTTGACAAGGCCAAGttggaggcggaggaagcggagaggaagaagagggaaaacGAGCAACAAaaagctgaagaggaggaagatagGTTTGAGCAGAGTGGGTTTAAGAGTAGTTTTAAGAGGATCAATCCGCAGGCTGGGCCTGCGCCTGCGCCTGCGGGAGAATCAGTACCGTCAGCTGTCAGATCTGcgtttgaggatgaagatttGGACGGGGAGGCGATGGAAGATTTGGACGGGGAGGCGATGGAAGATTTGGACGGGGAGGCGATGGAGGATTTGGACGGGGAGGCAATGTAA
- a CDS encoding hypothetical protein (Match to ESTs gb|CF186350.1|CF186350, gb|CF186292.1|CF186292; HMMPfam hit to GTP1_OBG, GTP1/OBG family, score: 304.8, E(): 1.3e-88; HMMPfam hit to TGS, TGS domain, score: 110.8, E(): 3.1e-30), which yields MGILEKIDDIEKEMARTQKNDRVPFRFIKGKAYGAIVVAVYTSNVLHLVAKYRAQLLEPEKKSAKGEGFDVLKSGDARVCMIGFPSVGKSTLLSKTTKTESVVGAYEFTTLTAIPGVLEYEGARIQLLDLPGIVQDAAKGRGRGRQVVSVAKTADLILLLIDATKSAEQKRLLEIELEAVGIRLNTRPPDVVFKQKQAGGITLNCTVKLTKTDERTIRSILQTYKIHNCDVMIREDITTDEFIDVLLGTRKYIPSLTVINKIDGVSMETLDSMAREGDGRTIMISCEIDLGIDWLLEAIWKELGLVKVYTKRRGEQPDLNDPICLRQGATIETVCHGIHRSLASHFKYALVWGKSSKFNPQPQKVGLNHLVQDEDVVSIFTK from the exons ATGGGAATCCTTGAAAAGATCGACGACATCGAGA AGGAGATGGCTCGGA CGCAGAAGAA CGACCGAGTACCATTTAGGTTTATTAAAG GCAAAGCGTATGGAGCCATCGTTGTTGCCGTGTACACCTCTAATGTTCTTCATCTAGTCGCCAAATACAGAGCTCAACTTCTCGAACCAGAAAAGAAATCAGCTAAAGGGGAGGGTTTTGACGTCTTAAAATCTGGAG ATGCCCGCGTGTGTATGATCGGTTTCCCATCGGTCGGAAAATCTACATTGTTATCGAAGACCACCAAGACTGAATCCGTCGTCGGGGCCTATGAATTCACAACTCTCACT GCCATTCCTGGTGTGCTCGAATATGAAGGAGCCAGAATACAACTGCTCGATTTGCCTGGTATCGTGCAAGATGCTGCCAAAGGCCGAGGTCGAGGTCGACAAGTCGTCTCAGTGGCAAAAACAGCTGacctcattcttcttctga TTGATGCCACAAAGTCTGCTGAGCAAAAACGTCTTCTGGAGATTGAATTAGAAGCAGTTGGTATCCGATTGAACACTCGACCTCCTGATGTCGTTTTCAAGCAAAAGCAGGCAGGCGGTATCACT CTGAACTGTACTGTCAAACTCACTAAAACAGACGAGCGAACCATCAGATCAATCCTTCAGACTTATAAAA TCCACAACTGCGATGTCATGATCCGTGAAGACATCACCACCGACGAATTCATCGATGTCCTTCTCGGCACCCGAAAGTACATCCCGTCTCTCACTGTTATCAACAAAATCGACGGAGTTTCAATGGAGACACTTGACAGTATGGCCAGGGAAGGCGATGGACGGACGATCATGATCAGTTGTGAGATTGATTTAGGTATTGATTGGTTACTGGAGGCTATTTGGAAG GAGCTTGGTCTTGTAAA GGTGTACACCAAGAGACGAGGAGAACAACCAGATCTCAATGATCCCATCTGCCTCCGTCAGGGTGCTACTATCGAGACCGTCTGTCACGGCATTCACAGATCCCTTGCATCTCACTTCAA GTATGCTTTGGTTTGGGGAAAGTCAAGCAAGTTCAATCCGCAGCCGCAAAAAGTGGGCCTCAATCACTTAGTGCAAGACGAGGATGT CGTCAGTATCTTTACAAAGTAA